One Cupriavidus taiwanensis LMG 19424 DNA segment encodes these proteins:
- a CDS encoding LysR family transcriptional regulator produces MIRADDPFDTYLLRVLCILIAEQSVSRTAIRLNQSQPAISAALKRLRAIFNDPLLTREKNVMVPTERALQLARNAQAALSALDNLLVSDDRFDPATTEQSFVVAMPDYLAPPFFAHVVRAMRRAAPHARLSALPLGATFDYEQALSAGAVDIVIGNWPNPPEHLHLSVLLEDEVVCVVAQDSVHAQPGKFTAQAYLGASHIVPTPYSRDQRGLVDAGLSTMRVHRDNRVSCPYFNLAPSLIPGTDLILTTARHFANYHAQYVPLAVLEPPIEFPFMRFYQLWHPSRHRSAAHVWLRGMLTAASQELRDLRDMPR; encoded by the coding sequence ATGATTCGCGCCGACGACCCGTTCGACACCTACCTGCTGCGCGTGCTGTGCATCCTGATCGCCGAGCAAAGCGTGTCGCGCACGGCAATCCGGCTGAACCAGTCGCAGCCGGCCATCAGCGCCGCGCTCAAGCGCCTGCGCGCAATCTTCAACGACCCGCTGCTGACGCGCGAGAAGAACGTGATGGTGCCGACCGAGCGGGCGCTGCAGCTGGCGCGCAATGCGCAGGCTGCGCTCAGCGCGCTGGACAACCTGCTGGTCTCGGACGACCGCTTCGATCCGGCCACCACCGAGCAGAGCTTCGTGGTGGCGATGCCGGACTACCTGGCGCCGCCGTTCTTTGCGCATGTGGTGCGCGCCATGCGCCGTGCCGCGCCGCATGCGCGGCTGTCGGCGCTGCCGCTCGGGGCCACCTTTGACTATGAGCAGGCGCTGTCGGCCGGGGCGGTCGATATCGTGATCGGCAACTGGCCCAATCCGCCCGAGCACCTGCACCTGTCGGTGCTGCTGGAAGACGAGGTAGTATGCGTGGTGGCGCAGGACAGCGTGCACGCGCAGCCCGGCAAGTTCACCGCGCAGGCCTACCTGGGCGCGTCGCATATCGTGCCGACGCCGTATTCGCGAGACCAGCGCGGCCTGGTCGACGCGGGCCTGAGCACCATGCGCGTGCACCGCGACAACCGGGTCAGCTGTCCTTACTTCAACCTCGCGCCCAGCCTGATCCCTGGCACCGACCTGATCCTGACCACCGCACGCCACTTCGCCAACTACCATGCGCAGTATGTGCCGCTGGCGGTGCTGGAGCCGCCCATCGAGTTCCCCTTCATGCGCTTCTACCAGCTGTGGCATCCGTCGCGCCACCGCTCGGCCGCGCACGTGTGGCTGCGCGGCATGCTGACCGCGGCCTCGCAGGAACTGCGCGACCTGCGCGACATGCCTCGCTAG
- the uraD gene encoding 2-oxo-4-hydroxy-4-carboxy-5-ureidoimidazoline decarboxylase — MSQPLDLASVNALDEAAFAEAFGSVFEHFPQAAAGAWAQRPFASAAALHGAMMDVVRKLDAPRQRDFLNLHPQLSARNIRAGTMTADSNAEQKSAGLDAMSRQQEDALDQLNADYQARHGFPFIICVRHYTREGIFAAFERRIGRSTQLELDEALAQIAAITRGRLAARLAR; from the coding sequence ATGTCTCAACCCCTCGACCTGGCGTCGGTCAACGCCCTGGACGAAGCGGCCTTTGCCGAGGCTTTCGGCAGCGTGTTCGAACACTTTCCGCAGGCCGCGGCAGGCGCCTGGGCGCAGCGGCCGTTCGCCTCGGCGGCGGCATTGCATGGCGCGATGATGGATGTGGTGCGCAAGCTCGATGCGCCGCGCCAGCGCGATTTCCTCAACCTGCACCCGCAGCTGTCGGCGCGCAATATCCGCGCGGGCACGATGACGGCCGACTCCAACGCCGAGCAGAAGAGCGCCGGCCTGGATGCGATGTCGCGGCAGCAAGAGGACGCGCTGGACCAGCTCAACGCGGATTACCAGGCCCGGCACGGCTTCCCGTTCATCATCTGCGTGCGCCACTACACCCGCGAAGGCATCTTTGCCGCGTTCGAGCGCCGCATCGGCCGCAGCACGCAGCTGGAACTGGACGAGGCGCTGGCCCAGATCGCGGCCATCACGCGCGGGCGGCTGGCGGCGCGCCTGGCCCGCTGA
- a CDS encoding selenium-binding protein SBP56-related protein has product MNMRPDPTFHASPELAIHAPAESFAYTVLLSPDGTQPDALAVIDVKPGSPTYSQVVHTVPMTHKGDELHHFGWNACSSALSPLTGHAFLERRYLIIPGMRSSRLYIVDTKPHPTQARIHKIVEPEEIFRKTGYSRPHTVHCGPEGIYVSTLGGGGADGTDGAPGIFIVDCETFEVLGRWEIDRGEQQKHYDFWWNLPRDYMVSSEWALPPQFENGLVPEDLLGNRYGHKLHFWDLRARRNVQTIDLGANHQMALEVRPAHDPVREYGFVGVVVDTTNLEGSIWTWWREGGKFHAEKTATIPAEAADASQLPPLLQGFGAVPPLVTDIDLSLDDKFLYVSCWGTGEMRQYDVTDPRKPRLAGSVHLGGIVRRTPHPNGKPFAGGPQMVEISRDGQRVYWTNSLYSTWDQQFYPDGIPGAQVMAKAGPDGGLTLADDYWVEFPEGYRAHQIRLEGGDCSTDSFCYPSARA; this is encoded by the coding sequence ATGAACATGCGGCCAGATCCGACGTTTCACGCCTCGCCGGAGCTAGCGATCCACGCGCCAGCGGAATCCTTCGCCTACACGGTGCTGCTGAGCCCCGACGGCACGCAGCCCGACGCGCTCGCGGTGATCGACGTCAAGCCCGGATCGCCGACCTACAGCCAGGTGGTGCATACCGTGCCGATGACGCACAAGGGCGATGAACTCCATCACTTCGGCTGGAACGCCTGTTCGTCGGCGCTGTCGCCGCTGACCGGCCATGCGTTCCTGGAGCGGCGCTACCTGATCATTCCGGGGATGCGCTCGTCGCGCCTGTATATCGTCGACACCAAGCCGCATCCGACCCAGGCGCGCATCCACAAGATCGTCGAGCCAGAGGAGATTTTCCGCAAGACCGGCTATTCGCGGCCGCATACGGTGCATTGCGGGCCGGAAGGCATCTATGTCAGCACGCTGGGCGGCGGCGGCGCGGACGGCACGGACGGCGCGCCCGGCATCTTCATCGTGGACTGCGAGACCTTCGAGGTGCTGGGCCGCTGGGAGATCGACCGCGGCGAACAGCAGAAGCACTACGACTTCTGGTGGAACCTGCCGCGCGACTACATGGTGTCGAGCGAATGGGCCCTGCCGCCGCAGTTCGAGAACGGCCTGGTGCCCGAGGACCTGCTCGGCAACCGCTACGGCCACAAGCTGCATTTCTGGGACCTGCGCGCGCGCCGCAACGTGCAGACCATCGACCTGGGCGCGAATCACCAGATGGCGCTGGAAGTGCGGCCCGCGCATGATCCGGTGCGCGAGTACGGCTTCGTCGGCGTGGTGGTCGACACCACCAACCTGGAAGGCTCGATCTGGACGTGGTGGCGCGAAGGCGGCAAGTTCCACGCCGAAAAGACGGCGACGATCCCCGCCGAAGCTGCCGACGCAAGCCAGCTTCCGCCGCTGCTGCAAGGCTTCGGCGCGGTGCCGCCGCTGGTGACCGACATCGATCTGTCGCTGGACGACAAGTTCCTCTATGTGTCGTGCTGGGGCACGGGCGAGATGCGCCAGTACGACGTCACCGATCCGCGCAAGCCCCGGCTCGCGGGCTCGGTGCATCTCGGCGGCATTGTCCGCCGCACCCCGCACCCGAACGGCAAGCCCTTCGCCGGCGGCCCGCAGATGGTGGAGATCAGCCGCGACGGCCAGCGCGTCTACTGGACCAACTCGCTGTACTCCACCTGGGACCAGCAGTTCTACCCCGACGGCATTCCCGGCGCGCAGGTGATGGCAAAGGCGGGACCGGACGGTGGCCTGACACTGGCCGACGATTACTGGGTCGAGTTTCCGGAAGGCTACCGCGCGCACCAGATCCGGCTGGAAGGCGGCGACTGCTCGACCGATTCGTTTTGCTATCCCTCGGCCAGGGCTTGA
- a CDS encoding PaaI family thioesterase yields the protein MAAGRGEAYSLDNPALESIGVRITRWRDDYVELELPLAANMLNRSRVVHGGTICTLLDAATGYAGLYSAPGEDPRHAVTLSLTSNFLSNGTGGLLTAKGMVDRRGRSIFFSRAEVWLDGELLVATGVATMKYLK from the coding sequence ATGGCAGCAGGCAGGGGCGAGGCATACAGCCTCGATAATCCGGCACTGGAGAGTATCGGGGTCAGGATCACCCGGTGGCGCGACGACTACGTCGAGCTGGAATTGCCGCTGGCGGCCAATATGCTGAACCGCAGCCGCGTCGTGCACGGCGGCACGATCTGCACCCTGCTCGATGCGGCCACCGGCTATGCCGGCCTCTACTCGGCGCCCGGCGAAGACCCGCGGCACGCGGTCACGCTGTCGCTGACCTCGAACTTCCTCAGCAACGGCACCGGCGGGCTGCTGACAGCGAAAGGCATGGTTGATCGCCGCGGGCGTTCGATCTTCTTTTCGCGCGCCGAGGTGTGGCTCGATGGCGAACTGCTGGTGGCAACCGGCGTTGCCACGATGAAGTACCTAAAGTAG
- a CDS encoding AraC family transcriptional regulator has translation MTVLVRSASLTKYLGIARGAGLDPVRMVARAGLDQACLYTPDLRIPEQRLAEVLEASARETRCHSLGLMVGESWRLSDFGPVSLLLQHQPTLRDALAEIERYRHWLSDSVSILVAEHPGVAVLHVTLQTGRQQPGRQAMELTVAALHSLIRAILGESWMPHSVHFAHAAPADLRIHRRLFGPRIEFGADFDGLVLASADLDRVNPLADASLAGYARGFLDLQPGAGKPIAAEVRRTLNQLLPRGRGAVEQVAQSLGTSPRTLQRQLEQDGQTFSALVNDVRRELAQRHLQDPRRPLAQVATLLGFSEPSAFSRWFATQFGKSPTRWRQDGA, from the coding sequence ATGACCGTCCTTGTTCGCAGCGCATCGCTGACCAAATACCTGGGCATTGCCCGGGGCGCGGGCCTGGATCCGGTGCGGATGGTGGCCCGGGCCGGCCTGGACCAGGCGTGCCTGTACACGCCCGACCTGCGCATCCCCGAACAGCGCCTGGCGGAAGTGCTGGAGGCCTCGGCGCGCGAGACGCGCTGCCATTCGCTTGGCCTGATGGTGGGGGAATCGTGGCGCCTGTCAGACTTCGGTCCGGTCAGCCTGCTGTTGCAGCACCAGCCCACGCTGCGCGATGCGCTGGCCGAGATCGAGCGCTACCGCCACTGGCTCAGCGACTCCGTCTCCATCCTGGTCGCCGAGCATCCCGGTGTCGCGGTGCTGCACGTGACGCTGCAGACCGGCCGGCAACAGCCCGGCAGGCAGGCCATGGAACTGACCGTGGCCGCCTTGCACAGCCTGATCCGCGCCATCCTGGGCGAGTCGTGGATGCCGCACAGCGTGCATTTCGCGCACGCGGCGCCGGCCGACCTGCGCATCCACCGGCGCCTGTTCGGCCCCCGCATCGAATTTGGTGCGGACTTCGACGGGCTGGTGCTTGCCAGCGCTGACCTGGACCGCGTCAATCCCCTGGCCGATGCCAGCCTGGCCGGCTACGCGCGGGGCTTCCTCGACCTGCAGCCCGGCGCCGGCAAGCCCATCGCAGCGGAGGTGCGGCGCACACTCAACCAGTTGCTGCCGCGCGGTCGCGGTGCGGTGGAACAGGTCGCGCAAAGCCTCGGCACCAGCCCGCGCACCCTGCAGCGCCAGCTGGAACAGGATGGCCAGACCTTCTCCGCGCTGGTCAATGACGTGCGCCGCGAGCTGGCGCAACGCCATCTGCAGGATCCGCGGCGGCCGCTGGCGCAGGTCGCCACGTTGCTGGGTTTTTCCGAACCGAGCGCATTCTCGCGCTGGTTCGCCACGCAGTTCGGCAAGTCGCCGACGCGCTGGCGCCAGGACGGCGCCTGA
- a CDS encoding quinone oxidoreductase family protein → MAKAIRMYETGGPEVLRYEDAEVGDPGPGEVRIRHVAIGLNYADTYFRDGTYPVPLPSGIGVEAAGVVQAVGAGVSHVAEGDRVTYTGFTNTLGAYSTERLVPAAPLIRLPDAISFETAAAMTMRGLTSAYLMRRIYPFRGGETILLHAAAGGVGLIVSQWAKLLGLTVIGTVSTEAKAELARAHGCDHVIDYSREDVATRVRELTDGTGVSVVFDSVGRSTFQGSLDSLRRRGLMVCVGTASGTIPPFDPQLLARKGSLYLTRPALADYIADPAEKAELAAEVFGHVAAGRLRIGIHQRYALQDAVQAHRDLASRKTTGSSIFVL, encoded by the coding sequence TTGGCCAAAGCCATTCGCATGTATGAGACCGGAGGCCCCGAAGTCCTCCGCTACGAGGACGCCGAGGTCGGCGATCCGGGCCCGGGCGAGGTACGGATCCGCCACGTCGCCATCGGCCTCAACTATGCCGACACTTACTTCCGCGACGGCACCTACCCGGTGCCGCTGCCCAGCGGCATCGGCGTGGAGGCGGCCGGCGTGGTGCAGGCGGTCGGGGCCGGCGTGAGCCACGTCGCGGAAGGCGACCGCGTCACATACACCGGCTTTACCAACACGCTGGGCGCCTACAGCACCGAGCGCCTGGTGCCGGCCGCGCCGCTGATCCGCCTGCCGGATGCGATTTCCTTCGAGACCGCCGCGGCGATGACCATGCGCGGCCTGACCTCGGCCTACCTGATGCGCCGCATCTATCCGTTCCGCGGCGGCGAGACCATCCTGCTGCATGCGGCCGCCGGCGGCGTGGGGCTGATCGTGTCGCAGTGGGCGAAGCTGCTCGGCCTGACCGTGATCGGCACGGTCTCGACCGAAGCCAAGGCCGAGCTGGCGCGCGCGCATGGCTGCGACCACGTCATCGACTACAGCCGCGAAGACGTGGCAACGCGGGTGCGCGAACTGACCGACGGCACCGGCGTATCGGTGGTGTTCGACAGCGTCGGCCGCAGCACCTTCCAGGGCTCGCTGGATTCGCTCAGGCGGCGCGGGCTGATGGTCTGCGTCGGCACGGCGTCGGGCACGATCCCCCCGTTCGATCCGCAACTGCTGGCGCGCAAGGGCTCGCTCTACCTGACCCGTCCGGCGCTGGCCGACTACATTGCCGATCCCGCCGAGAAGGCCGAGCTGGCCGCGGAAGTGTTCGGCCACGTGGCCGCCGGGCGGCTCCGCATCGGCATCCACCAGCGCTACGCGCTGCAGGACGCGGTCCAGGCTCACCGCGACCTGGCGTCGCGCAAGACCACCGGCTCATCGATCTTCGTGCTGTAA
- a CDS encoding TauD/TfdA dioxygenase family protein: MRVQQLTCSIGAELSGVSLADAARDAALFAEIRSLLLEHKVLFLRGQEISRADHVAFARRFGELEDHPVAGSDPDHPGLVQIYRSDKRENYENSYHTDGSWRECPPMGCVLRCIESPPVGGDTIWVNMGAAYEHLPEEIKQRIAGLRAKHGIEHSFGAAMSPENRAKLAAQYPAVEHPVVRTHPETGEKVLYVCGFSTHFVNFHTPENVRYGQDKTPGASHLLNYLISQAAIPEYQVRFRWQPNSVAIWDNRCTQHYAVQDYWPAPRKMERAAIIGDKPF, from the coding sequence ATGCGAGTCCAACAACTTACCTGCAGCATCGGCGCCGAACTGAGCGGCGTCAGCCTGGCCGATGCCGCGCGCGATGCGGCGCTGTTTGCCGAGATCAGGTCGCTGCTGCTCGAGCACAAGGTGCTGTTCCTGCGCGGCCAGGAGATCTCGCGCGCGGACCACGTGGCGTTCGCGCGGCGCTTTGGCGAACTGGAAGACCATCCGGTGGCGGGCAGCGATCCGGATCATCCCGGGCTGGTGCAGATCTATCGCAGCGACAAGCGCGAGAACTACGAGAACAGCTACCACACCGACGGCAGCTGGCGCGAATGCCCGCCGATGGGCTGCGTGCTGCGTTGCATCGAATCGCCGCCCGTCGGCGGCGACACCATCTGGGTCAACATGGGCGCGGCGTACGAGCACCTGCCCGAGGAAATCAAGCAGCGCATCGCCGGCCTGCGCGCCAAGCACGGCATCGAGCATTCCTTCGGCGCGGCGATGAGCCCGGAGAACCGCGCGAAGCTGGCGGCGCAATACCCCGCGGTCGAGCACCCGGTGGTGCGCACGCATCCGGAGACCGGCGAGAAGGTGCTTTACGTCTGTGGCTTTTCGACCCACTTCGTCAATTTCCACACGCCCGAGAACGTGCGCTACGGGCAGGACAAGACCCCGGGCGCCAGCCATCTGCTGAACTACCTGATCAGCCAGGCGGCGATTCCCGAATACCAGGTGCGCTTCCGCTGGCAGCCCAACAGCGTGGCGATCTGGGACAACCGCTGCACCCAGCACTATGCGGTGCAGGACTACTGGCCGGCGCCGCGCAAGATGGAGCGCGCCGCCATCATCGGCGACAAGCCGTTCTGA
- a CDS encoding BKACE family enzyme encodes MNYLDGSLFPENQQPLIITAAPYAPGWLPSDFPEDIPVTMEDQIQKAVDCYNAGATVLHLHVRELDGKGSKRLSKFNELIAGVRKAVPEMVIQVGGSISFAPENEGDAAKWLSDDTRHMLAELDPVPDQVTVTVNTSQMNVTEHAELADFRGTSRENPAIFNAYKEMTVPAQPGWVEEHIRRLSAAGIQSAFQCYNINSFESVERLIRRGIYKGPLVMNWVAISGGMDAPSVFNLANIVRAVPDGAVLTVESSVRNVLPVNMMGIALGLHVRCGTEDCLWNQSRTAKMSTVKQIEQLVRIAGEFGRKVATAQEAREIQKIGVFYDTVEETLAANGFAPNRNGGNQGFLRKAA; translated from the coding sequence GTGAATTACCTCGATGGGTCCCTGTTCCCTGAAAACCAGCAGCCGCTGATCATCACCGCGGCCCCTTACGCGCCCGGCTGGCTGCCGTCCGACTTTCCGGAAGATATCCCGGTGACGATGGAGGACCAGATCCAGAAGGCCGTTGACTGCTACAACGCCGGCGCGACGGTGCTGCACCTGCACGTGCGCGAACTCGACGGCAAGGGCTCGAAGCGCCTGTCCAAATTCAACGAGCTGATCGCCGGGGTGCGCAAGGCGGTGCCGGAGATGGTCATCCAGGTGGGCGGATCGATCAGCTTCGCGCCGGAGAACGAGGGCGATGCCGCGAAGTGGCTGTCCGACGACACGCGCCACATGCTGGCCGAACTGGATCCGGTGCCGGACCAGGTCACCGTGACGGTGAACACTTCGCAGATGAACGTCACCGAGCATGCCGAACTGGCGGATTTCCGGGGCACCTCGCGCGAGAATCCCGCGATCTTCAATGCGTACAAGGAAATGACGGTGCCCGCGCAGCCCGGATGGGTCGAGGAGCATATCCGCCGCCTGTCCGCCGCCGGCATCCAGAGCGCATTCCAGTGCTACAACATCAATAGCTTTGAATCGGTCGAGCGGCTGATCCGGCGCGGCATCTACAAGGGCCCGCTGGTGATGAACTGGGTCGCCATCAGCGGCGGCATGGATGCGCCGAGCGTATTCAACCTGGCCAACATCGTCCGGGCGGTGCCGGATGGGGCGGTGCTGACCGTCGAAAGCTCGGTGCGCAACGTGCTGCCGGTGAACATGATGGGCATCGCGCTGGGGCTGCATGTGCGCTGCGGCACCGAGGACTGCCTGTGGAACCAGTCGCGCACGGCCAAGATGAGCACGGTGAAGCAGATCGAGCAGCTGGTGCGCATCGCCGGCGAATTCGGCCGCAAGGTGGCAACCGCGCAGGAAGCGCGAGAGATCCAGAAGATCGGCGTGTTCTACGACACGGTCGAGGAGACGCTGGCGGCCAACGGCTTCGCGCCGAACCGCAACGGCGGCAACCAGGGCTTCCTGCGCAAGGCGGCCTGA